In the genome of Calliopsis andreniformis isolate RMS-2024a chromosome 10, iyCalAndr_principal, whole genome shotgun sequence, one region contains:
- the LOC143184350 gene encoding uncharacterized protein LOC143184350 isoform X3, whose protein sequence is MLESNLPENLQPSLIFASSTAEWYRKKNMASGLPSAHQRKLGPAPIASFEDLSDEVENGEPAARMPGIVEVTTPATPGSSLKTPSTPRIDISRASSSSHHEDSNSRDSTPERELLAGGEPPQGCKLTLGYKEDAQDLRSSTEELDLQDPIHEQDLKRESKKLARRRKEDGSLSDYSSKQLDRERKDSNCSEIVLLNISGRTSRLSSVGSQGSGASGKLSVVSATSSRSPSPHKCLLETSFCGSKPTLADNLIEPSKPETDDLEKILLKREADTTKALIPESIKVPIVDGNLKPDPLDKPRRRGREERKEIFKREVEITKRFLEKVNIEVPVVKKSAELQNTTTPQSQRSQAQDIQKPASLDLNDKRKKAQNFKEIVQTTPTTSSVSGSPKLPRHQKVRDLEGSRTPSPSSVSRKSSFASLFKARTDSSVLSPESPSPSTKPRRNLTSKIKDTTENLRSRSKSRERTSIDKGSSLKKDSKNKGVFSSTLSLFKKRERKKSYDEAIAASCGTELEGTGGHPSLESIGNVEFRFNAEKDNRKEDSIFISLHADDRNYEEALPSESVSIPLETPTKLLDEYESEPRTGSIVTEVSIEHHPVPSKIRTEAQIETTSRSYSRDSHLSQSGSKDSEISRSSSKDSKLSSHVKAIDHSARPCPIESKPAEHRMSSSSSKDSIGKKEVSKPKRRSKEVQPTEPPQRVDGDAARQKPQREHKTQSVENKRPDLLDDGIRPEDGLAKTPSVISDLDHNSSESERDSEIEFIRNKAEKLVQELPDERKGLFYEESFEEDLPYVPTTLPLEKSVAVPILPVKQRLQEVRTIPIERPRSTTPINPNLLDEFVMQRSMDERRIEKMKISLPREDSRKLKSPRKHAANTFTEFAGKVPDGGRKAAGKSPSPPPLPPRAPARPTNWINFEEIPEKRKAPKRIQTIPRADDEMKAGGYSYVQPEECRCECHEESRRASLREAVATRTSSSCSSNGERSCNGDNCTIPASSSVDRASIVRNLFLYFQ, encoded by the exons ATGCTTGAATCGAATCTGCCTGAAAACCTGCAGCCTTCTCTTATCTTCG CATCATCGACGGCTGAGTGGTATCGAAAAAAAAATATGGCGTCAGGATTGCCGAGTGCACATCAAAGGAAACTTGGACCAGCGCCGATAGCATCCTTCGAAGACCTGTCCGACGAGGTGGAAAAC GGGGAACCGGCTGCGCGAATGCCAGGCATCGTCGAGGTCACCACACCGGCAACGCCTGGTAGTTCGCTTAAAACACCCAGTACACCGAGAATTGACATCAGCAGAGCCAGCAGTTCCTCTCACCATGAGGACAGTAATTCCAGGGACTCGACGCCCGAGAGGGAGCTCCTCGCAG GCGGCGAGCCTCCACAAGGATGCAAGCTAACACTGGGATACAAGGAGGACGCTCAGGACCTGAGATCATCCACGGAGGAATTGGATCTGCAAGATCCGATCCACGAGCAGGACTTGAAAAGGGAATCGAAGAAGTTGGCAAGAAGACGAAAAGAGGACGGCTCGTTATCGGATTATAGCAGCAAACAGTTGGACAGGGAGCGCAAGGACAGCAATTGTTCAGAAATAGTTTTATTGAATATTAGTGGAAGAACGTCGAGATTATCCTCCGTGGGTAGCCAAGGTTCTGGAGCGTCTGGAAAACTGTCCGTTGTTTCGGCCACTTCCTCTAG GTCACCAAGTCCTCACAAATGCCTATTAGAAACGTCTTTTTGTGGGAGCAAACCGACACTGGCAGACAACTTGATAGAGCCTTCGAAACCGGAAACAGACGACCTAGAGAAGATCCTTTTGAAGCGAGAAGCGGACACGACGAAAGCTCTGATTCCAGAAAGTATAAAAGTACCAATAGTCGATGGAAACCTGAAACCTGATCCTCTGGACAAGCCGAGGAGACGCGGGCGCGAAGAAAGAAAAGAGATCTTCAAGAGGGAAGTGGAGATTACGAAGAGATTCCTGGAAAAAGTTAACATAGAG GTGCCAGTCGTGAAGAAGTCGGCGGAGTTACAAAATACAACGACCCCACAGTCCCAGAGGAGTCAAGCGCAGGATATTCAAAAGCCGGCGAGCCTGGATTTGAACGACAAGAGGAAGAAGGCACAGAACTTCAAGGAAATCGTGCAAACGACTCCTACAACCAGCAGCGTGTCTGGTAGCCCAAAATTGCCGAGACATCAGAAGGTTCGCGACCTCGAAGGCTCCCGAACACCTAGTCCTTCTTCCGTTTCCAGGAAGAGCAGCTTTGCTTCCCTGTTCAAG GCCCGCACAGACAGCAGTGTGTTGAGCCCAGAGTCTCCCTCACCCAGTACGAAACCGCGACGTAATCTTACCTCGAAGATAAAGGATACCACGGAAAATCTGCGCAGCAGATCCAAGTCTCGCGAGAGAACGTCTATCGATAAAGGGTCTAGCTTAAAGAAGGACTCGAAGAATAAGGGAGTGTTTTCGTCGACGTTGAGTCTGTTCAAGAAACGGGAGCGGAAAAAGAGCTACGACGAGGCGATAGCCGCTTCTTGTGGTACGGAACTGGAGGGAACTGGAGGTCATCCATCTTTAGAGAGCATCGGGAACGTGGAGTTTCGTTTCAACGCCGAGAAGGATAATCGTAAAgaggactcaatcttcattagttTACACGCGGACGATAGAAACTATGAGGAGGCACTGCCATCGGAAAGCGTGTCGATTCCTTTAGAAACACCGACAAAACTGCTAGACGAGTACGAGTCAGAGCCTCGTACGGGAAGCATAGTTACAGAGGTCTCGATAGAGCATCATCCGGTTCCGTCGAAGATCAGAACCGAGGCTCAAATTGAGACAACTTCAAGGTCGTACTCGCGGGACAGTCATTTGTCGCAAAGTGGTTCGAAAGACTCGGAAATCTCGAGGAGCTCCTCGAAAGACTCGAAGCTCAGTAGTCACGTCAAGGCAATCGACCATTCGGCCAGACCGTGTCCTATCGAGAGCAAACCTGCTGAGCATCGAATGTCCAGCAGTTCGTCGAAGGATTCTATCGGAAAGAAAGAAGTGTCAAAGCCCAAGAGAAGAAGCAAAGAGGTGCAACCGACAGAGCCACCTCAGAGAGTAGACGGTGATGCTGCACGGCAGAAGCCGCAAAGGGAACACAAGACTCAGAGTGTAGAAAACAAGAGGCCAGATCTGCTGGACGATGGAATTAGACCGGAAGATGGTCTTGCAAAAACTCCTAGCGTCATCTCCGACCTAGATCACAATAGCTCTGAATCGGAAAGGGACTCCGAGATCGAGTTTATTAGGAACAAGGCTGAAAAGCTAGTTCAGGAGCTGCCAGACGAAAGAAAGGGTCTATTCTACGAGGAGAGCTTCGAGGAAGATCTTCCCTACGTACCTACTACTTTGCCCTTAGAGAAAAGCGTGGCTGTGCCCATTCTGCCTGTAAAACAACGACTTCAAGAAGTAAG AACGATACCCATCGAGAGGCCGCGTTCAACGACACCCATAAATCCGAACCTCCTCGACGAGTTCGTGATGCAAAGGTCCATGGATGAGCGGCGCATAGAGAAAATGAAGATATCTTTGCCCCGAGAGGACAGTCGCAAACTGAAGAGTCCTAGGAAGCACGCGGCGAACACTTTTACGGAGTTCGCGGGAAAAGTACCGGATGGGGGTCGAAAGGCTGCAGGCAAATCGCCGAGTCCGCCTCCACTGCCACCGAGAGCACCTGCCAGACCTACCAACTGGATCAATTTCGAGGAGATTCCAGAAAAGAGAAAAGCGCCCAAGAGGATTCAAACGATCCCCAGAGCCGACGACGAGATGAAAGCTGGCGGATACAGTTACGTACAGCCTGAAGAGTGCAG GTGCGAATGCCACGAAGAGTCCCGTAGAGCGTCGCTGAGGGAAGCAGTAGCGACCAGAACATCCTCTTCCTGCAGTAGCAACGGGGAACGATCGTGCAACGGCGATAACTGTACCATTCCAGCGTCGAGCTCCGTGGACCGTGCCAGCATCGTCAG AAATCTGTTTCTGTATTTCCAGTGA
- the LOC143184350 gene encoding uncharacterized protein LOC143184350 isoform X1 encodes MLESNLPENLQPSLIFASSTAEWYRKKNMASGLPSAHQRKLGPAPIASFEDLSDEVENGEPAARMPGIVEVTTPATPGSSLKTPSTPRIDISRASSSSHHEDSNSRDSTPERELLAGGEPPQGCKLTLGYKEDAQDLRSSTEELDLQDPIHEQDLKRESKKLARRRKEDGSLSDYSSKQLDRERKDSNCSEIVLLNISGRTSRLSSVGSQGSGASGKLSVVSATSSRSPSPHKCLLETSFCGSKPTLADNLIEPSKPETDDLEKILLKREADTTKALIPESIKVPIVDGNLKPDPLDKPRRRGREERKEIFKREVEITKRFLEKVNIEVPVVKKSAELQNTTTPQSQRSQAQDIQKPASLDLNDKRKKAQNFKEIVQTTPTTSSVSGSPKLPRHQKVRDLEGSRTPSPSSVSRKSSFASLFKARTDSSVLSPESPSPSTKPRRNLTSKIKDTTENLRSRSKSRERTSIDKGSSLKKDSKNKGVFSSTLSLFKKRERKKSYDEAIAASCGTELEGTGGHPSLESIGNVEFRFNAEKDNRKEDSIFISLHADDRNYEEALPSESVSIPLETPTKLLDEYESEPRTGSIVTEVSIEHHPVPSKIRTEAQIETTSRSYSRDSHLSQSGSKDSEISRSSSKDSKLSSHVKAIDHSARPCPIESKPAEHRMSSSSSKDSIGKKEVSKPKRRSKEVQPTEPPQRVDGDAARQKPQREHKTQSVENKRPDLLDDGIRPEDGLAKTPSVISDLDHNSSESERDSEIEFIRNKAEKLVQELPDERKGLFYEESFEEDLPYVPTTLPLEKSVAVPILPVKQRLQEVRTIPIERPRSTTPINPNLLDEFVMQRSMDERRIEKMKISLPREDSRKLKSPRKHAANTFTEFAGKVPDGGRKAAGKSPSPPPLPPRAPARPTNWINFEEIPEKRKAPKRIQTIPRADDEMKAGGYSYVQPEECRCECHEESRRASLREAVATRTSSSCSSNGERSCNGDNCTIPASSSVDRASIVSDSSMECSLSIEEGTQTLLADSSSKPFSIDLDIRSNRSSIVSQDEAEEISHQ; translated from the exons ATGCTTGAATCGAATCTGCCTGAAAACCTGCAGCCTTCTCTTATCTTCG CATCATCGACGGCTGAGTGGTATCGAAAAAAAAATATGGCGTCAGGATTGCCGAGTGCACATCAAAGGAAACTTGGACCAGCGCCGATAGCATCCTTCGAAGACCTGTCCGACGAGGTGGAAAAC GGGGAACCGGCTGCGCGAATGCCAGGCATCGTCGAGGTCACCACACCGGCAACGCCTGGTAGTTCGCTTAAAACACCCAGTACACCGAGAATTGACATCAGCAGAGCCAGCAGTTCCTCTCACCATGAGGACAGTAATTCCAGGGACTCGACGCCCGAGAGGGAGCTCCTCGCAG GCGGCGAGCCTCCACAAGGATGCAAGCTAACACTGGGATACAAGGAGGACGCTCAGGACCTGAGATCATCCACGGAGGAATTGGATCTGCAAGATCCGATCCACGAGCAGGACTTGAAAAGGGAATCGAAGAAGTTGGCAAGAAGACGAAAAGAGGACGGCTCGTTATCGGATTATAGCAGCAAACAGTTGGACAGGGAGCGCAAGGACAGCAATTGTTCAGAAATAGTTTTATTGAATATTAGTGGAAGAACGTCGAGATTATCCTCCGTGGGTAGCCAAGGTTCTGGAGCGTCTGGAAAACTGTCCGTTGTTTCGGCCACTTCCTCTAG GTCACCAAGTCCTCACAAATGCCTATTAGAAACGTCTTTTTGTGGGAGCAAACCGACACTGGCAGACAACTTGATAGAGCCTTCGAAACCGGAAACAGACGACCTAGAGAAGATCCTTTTGAAGCGAGAAGCGGACACGACGAAAGCTCTGATTCCAGAAAGTATAAAAGTACCAATAGTCGATGGAAACCTGAAACCTGATCCTCTGGACAAGCCGAGGAGACGCGGGCGCGAAGAAAGAAAAGAGATCTTCAAGAGGGAAGTGGAGATTACGAAGAGATTCCTGGAAAAAGTTAACATAGAG GTGCCAGTCGTGAAGAAGTCGGCGGAGTTACAAAATACAACGACCCCACAGTCCCAGAGGAGTCAAGCGCAGGATATTCAAAAGCCGGCGAGCCTGGATTTGAACGACAAGAGGAAGAAGGCACAGAACTTCAAGGAAATCGTGCAAACGACTCCTACAACCAGCAGCGTGTCTGGTAGCCCAAAATTGCCGAGACATCAGAAGGTTCGCGACCTCGAAGGCTCCCGAACACCTAGTCCTTCTTCCGTTTCCAGGAAGAGCAGCTTTGCTTCCCTGTTCAAG GCCCGCACAGACAGCAGTGTGTTGAGCCCAGAGTCTCCCTCACCCAGTACGAAACCGCGACGTAATCTTACCTCGAAGATAAAGGATACCACGGAAAATCTGCGCAGCAGATCCAAGTCTCGCGAGAGAACGTCTATCGATAAAGGGTCTAGCTTAAAGAAGGACTCGAAGAATAAGGGAGTGTTTTCGTCGACGTTGAGTCTGTTCAAGAAACGGGAGCGGAAAAAGAGCTACGACGAGGCGATAGCCGCTTCTTGTGGTACGGAACTGGAGGGAACTGGAGGTCATCCATCTTTAGAGAGCATCGGGAACGTGGAGTTTCGTTTCAACGCCGAGAAGGATAATCGTAAAgaggactcaatcttcattagttTACACGCGGACGATAGAAACTATGAGGAGGCACTGCCATCGGAAAGCGTGTCGATTCCTTTAGAAACACCGACAAAACTGCTAGACGAGTACGAGTCAGAGCCTCGTACGGGAAGCATAGTTACAGAGGTCTCGATAGAGCATCATCCGGTTCCGTCGAAGATCAGAACCGAGGCTCAAATTGAGACAACTTCAAGGTCGTACTCGCGGGACAGTCATTTGTCGCAAAGTGGTTCGAAAGACTCGGAAATCTCGAGGAGCTCCTCGAAAGACTCGAAGCTCAGTAGTCACGTCAAGGCAATCGACCATTCGGCCAGACCGTGTCCTATCGAGAGCAAACCTGCTGAGCATCGAATGTCCAGCAGTTCGTCGAAGGATTCTATCGGAAAGAAAGAAGTGTCAAAGCCCAAGAGAAGAAGCAAAGAGGTGCAACCGACAGAGCCACCTCAGAGAGTAGACGGTGATGCTGCACGGCAGAAGCCGCAAAGGGAACACAAGACTCAGAGTGTAGAAAACAAGAGGCCAGATCTGCTGGACGATGGAATTAGACCGGAAGATGGTCTTGCAAAAACTCCTAGCGTCATCTCCGACCTAGATCACAATAGCTCTGAATCGGAAAGGGACTCCGAGATCGAGTTTATTAGGAACAAGGCTGAAAAGCTAGTTCAGGAGCTGCCAGACGAAAGAAAGGGTCTATTCTACGAGGAGAGCTTCGAGGAAGATCTTCCCTACGTACCTACTACTTTGCCCTTAGAGAAAAGCGTGGCTGTGCCCATTCTGCCTGTAAAACAACGACTTCAAGAAGTAAG AACGATACCCATCGAGAGGCCGCGTTCAACGACACCCATAAATCCGAACCTCCTCGACGAGTTCGTGATGCAAAGGTCCATGGATGAGCGGCGCATAGAGAAAATGAAGATATCTTTGCCCCGAGAGGACAGTCGCAAACTGAAGAGTCCTAGGAAGCACGCGGCGAACACTTTTACGGAGTTCGCGGGAAAAGTACCGGATGGGGGTCGAAAGGCTGCAGGCAAATCGCCGAGTCCGCCTCCACTGCCACCGAGAGCACCTGCCAGACCTACCAACTGGATCAATTTCGAGGAGATTCCAGAAAAGAGAAAAGCGCCCAAGAGGATTCAAACGATCCCCAGAGCCGACGACGAGATGAAAGCTGGCGGATACAGTTACGTACAGCCTGAAGAGTGCAG GTGCGAATGCCACGAAGAGTCCCGTAGAGCGTCGCTGAGGGAAGCAGTAGCGACCAGAACATCCTCTTCCTGCAGTAGCAACGGGGAACGATCGTGCAACGGCGATAACTGTACCATTCCAGCGTCGAGCTCCGTGGACCGTGCCAGCATCGTCAG TGACAGCTCGATGGAATGCAGCCTGAGCATCGAGGAGGGTACACAGACGTTGCTCGCAGACTCCAGCTCGAAGCCGTTCAGTATAGACCTGGACATCCGGTCGAACAGATCCAGCATCGTGTCCCAGGACGAGGCAGAGGAAATCTCACACCAATAA
- the LOC143184350 gene encoding uncharacterized protein LOC143184350 isoform X2 → MASGLPSAHQRKLGPAPIASFEDLSDEVENGEPAARMPGIVEVTTPATPGSSLKTPSTPRIDISRASSSSHHEDSNSRDSTPERELLAGGEPPQGCKLTLGYKEDAQDLRSSTEELDLQDPIHEQDLKRESKKLARRRKEDGSLSDYSSKQLDRERKDSNCSEIVLLNISGRTSRLSSVGSQGSGASGKLSVVSATSSRSPSPHKCLLETSFCGSKPTLADNLIEPSKPETDDLEKILLKREADTTKALIPESIKVPIVDGNLKPDPLDKPRRRGREERKEIFKREVEITKRFLEKVNIEVPVVKKSAELQNTTTPQSQRSQAQDIQKPASLDLNDKRKKAQNFKEIVQTTPTTSSVSGSPKLPRHQKVRDLEGSRTPSPSSVSRKSSFASLFKARTDSSVLSPESPSPSTKPRRNLTSKIKDTTENLRSRSKSRERTSIDKGSSLKKDSKNKGVFSSTLSLFKKRERKKSYDEAIAASCGTELEGTGGHPSLESIGNVEFRFNAEKDNRKEDSIFISLHADDRNYEEALPSESVSIPLETPTKLLDEYESEPRTGSIVTEVSIEHHPVPSKIRTEAQIETTSRSYSRDSHLSQSGSKDSEISRSSSKDSKLSSHVKAIDHSARPCPIESKPAEHRMSSSSSKDSIGKKEVSKPKRRSKEVQPTEPPQRVDGDAARQKPQREHKTQSVENKRPDLLDDGIRPEDGLAKTPSVISDLDHNSSESERDSEIEFIRNKAEKLVQELPDERKGLFYEESFEEDLPYVPTTLPLEKSVAVPILPVKQRLQEVRTIPIERPRSTTPINPNLLDEFVMQRSMDERRIEKMKISLPREDSRKLKSPRKHAANTFTEFAGKVPDGGRKAAGKSPSPPPLPPRAPARPTNWINFEEIPEKRKAPKRIQTIPRADDEMKAGGYSYVQPEECRCECHEESRRASLREAVATRTSSSCSSNGERSCNGDNCTIPASSSVDRASIVSDSSMECSLSIEEGTQTLLADSSSKPFSIDLDIRSNRSSIVSQDEAEEISHQ, encoded by the exons ATGGCGTCAGGATTGCCGAGTGCACATCAAAGGAAACTTGGACCAGCGCCGATAGCATCCTTCGAAGACCTGTCCGACGAGGTGGAAAAC GGGGAACCGGCTGCGCGAATGCCAGGCATCGTCGAGGTCACCACACCGGCAACGCCTGGTAGTTCGCTTAAAACACCCAGTACACCGAGAATTGACATCAGCAGAGCCAGCAGTTCCTCTCACCATGAGGACAGTAATTCCAGGGACTCGACGCCCGAGAGGGAGCTCCTCGCAG GCGGCGAGCCTCCACAAGGATGCAAGCTAACACTGGGATACAAGGAGGACGCTCAGGACCTGAGATCATCCACGGAGGAATTGGATCTGCAAGATCCGATCCACGAGCAGGACTTGAAAAGGGAATCGAAGAAGTTGGCAAGAAGACGAAAAGAGGACGGCTCGTTATCGGATTATAGCAGCAAACAGTTGGACAGGGAGCGCAAGGACAGCAATTGTTCAGAAATAGTTTTATTGAATATTAGTGGAAGAACGTCGAGATTATCCTCCGTGGGTAGCCAAGGTTCTGGAGCGTCTGGAAAACTGTCCGTTGTTTCGGCCACTTCCTCTAG GTCACCAAGTCCTCACAAATGCCTATTAGAAACGTCTTTTTGTGGGAGCAAACCGACACTGGCAGACAACTTGATAGAGCCTTCGAAACCGGAAACAGACGACCTAGAGAAGATCCTTTTGAAGCGAGAAGCGGACACGACGAAAGCTCTGATTCCAGAAAGTATAAAAGTACCAATAGTCGATGGAAACCTGAAACCTGATCCTCTGGACAAGCCGAGGAGACGCGGGCGCGAAGAAAGAAAAGAGATCTTCAAGAGGGAAGTGGAGATTACGAAGAGATTCCTGGAAAAAGTTAACATAGAG GTGCCAGTCGTGAAGAAGTCGGCGGAGTTACAAAATACAACGACCCCACAGTCCCAGAGGAGTCAAGCGCAGGATATTCAAAAGCCGGCGAGCCTGGATTTGAACGACAAGAGGAAGAAGGCACAGAACTTCAAGGAAATCGTGCAAACGACTCCTACAACCAGCAGCGTGTCTGGTAGCCCAAAATTGCCGAGACATCAGAAGGTTCGCGACCTCGAAGGCTCCCGAACACCTAGTCCTTCTTCCGTTTCCAGGAAGAGCAGCTTTGCTTCCCTGTTCAAG GCCCGCACAGACAGCAGTGTGTTGAGCCCAGAGTCTCCCTCACCCAGTACGAAACCGCGACGTAATCTTACCTCGAAGATAAAGGATACCACGGAAAATCTGCGCAGCAGATCCAAGTCTCGCGAGAGAACGTCTATCGATAAAGGGTCTAGCTTAAAGAAGGACTCGAAGAATAAGGGAGTGTTTTCGTCGACGTTGAGTCTGTTCAAGAAACGGGAGCGGAAAAAGAGCTACGACGAGGCGATAGCCGCTTCTTGTGGTACGGAACTGGAGGGAACTGGAGGTCATCCATCTTTAGAGAGCATCGGGAACGTGGAGTTTCGTTTCAACGCCGAGAAGGATAATCGTAAAgaggactcaatcttcattagttTACACGCGGACGATAGAAACTATGAGGAGGCACTGCCATCGGAAAGCGTGTCGATTCCTTTAGAAACACCGACAAAACTGCTAGACGAGTACGAGTCAGAGCCTCGTACGGGAAGCATAGTTACAGAGGTCTCGATAGAGCATCATCCGGTTCCGTCGAAGATCAGAACCGAGGCTCAAATTGAGACAACTTCAAGGTCGTACTCGCGGGACAGTCATTTGTCGCAAAGTGGTTCGAAAGACTCGGAAATCTCGAGGAGCTCCTCGAAAGACTCGAAGCTCAGTAGTCACGTCAAGGCAATCGACCATTCGGCCAGACCGTGTCCTATCGAGAGCAAACCTGCTGAGCATCGAATGTCCAGCAGTTCGTCGAAGGATTCTATCGGAAAGAAAGAAGTGTCAAAGCCCAAGAGAAGAAGCAAAGAGGTGCAACCGACAGAGCCACCTCAGAGAGTAGACGGTGATGCTGCACGGCAGAAGCCGCAAAGGGAACACAAGACTCAGAGTGTAGAAAACAAGAGGCCAGATCTGCTGGACGATGGAATTAGACCGGAAGATGGTCTTGCAAAAACTCCTAGCGTCATCTCCGACCTAGATCACAATAGCTCTGAATCGGAAAGGGACTCCGAGATCGAGTTTATTAGGAACAAGGCTGAAAAGCTAGTTCAGGAGCTGCCAGACGAAAGAAAGGGTCTATTCTACGAGGAGAGCTTCGAGGAAGATCTTCCCTACGTACCTACTACTTTGCCCTTAGAGAAAAGCGTGGCTGTGCCCATTCTGCCTGTAAAACAACGACTTCAAGAAGTAAG AACGATACCCATCGAGAGGCCGCGTTCAACGACACCCATAAATCCGAACCTCCTCGACGAGTTCGTGATGCAAAGGTCCATGGATGAGCGGCGCATAGAGAAAATGAAGATATCTTTGCCCCGAGAGGACAGTCGCAAACTGAAGAGTCCTAGGAAGCACGCGGCGAACACTTTTACGGAGTTCGCGGGAAAAGTACCGGATGGGGGTCGAAAGGCTGCAGGCAAATCGCCGAGTCCGCCTCCACTGCCACCGAGAGCACCTGCCAGACCTACCAACTGGATCAATTTCGAGGAGATTCCAGAAAAGAGAAAAGCGCCCAAGAGGATTCAAACGATCCCCAGAGCCGACGACGAGATGAAAGCTGGCGGATACAGTTACGTACAGCCTGAAGAGTGCAG GTGCGAATGCCACGAAGAGTCCCGTAGAGCGTCGCTGAGGGAAGCAGTAGCGACCAGAACATCCTCTTCCTGCAGTAGCAACGGGGAACGATCGTGCAACGGCGATAACTGTACCATTCCAGCGTCGAGCTCCGTGGACCGTGCCAGCATCGTCAG TGACAGCTCGATGGAATGCAGCCTGAGCATCGAGGAGGGTACACAGACGTTGCTCGCAGACTCCAGCTCGAAGCCGTTCAGTATAGACCTGGACATCCGGTCGAACAGATCCAGCATCGTGTCCCAGGACGAGGCAGAGGAAATCTCACACCAATAA